GCGACGTTCGTCCCGACGCTGTCGATCATGCACCGGCTGCTCGAGCACGGCGCCGACCACGGCGTTCCCGACTACGGACTCGAGAAGGCCCGCGAGGCGAGCGAGGCCCACCTCGACTCCGTCCGGCGGGCCTACGAGAACGACGTCCCGATCGCGACTGGGACGGACTTCCTCGGCCCCGAGCCGGTCCCCCATGGCGAGAACGCCCTCGAACTCGAGCTGCTGGTCGAGGAGATCGGCATGAGCGAACACGAGGCGCTCCAGTCGGCGACCCGGATCGCCGCGCGAACGATCCCCGACGACGACGTCGGAACCCTCGAGGTCGGTAACCGCGGGGACGTCCTCGCGCTCGTCGGCGATCCCTGCGAGGACCTCGAGGCGATCCGAACCCCCGAGACGGTGTACGTCGACGGGGAACCGGTCGGTCTGTAGGACCTCGAGTCACCGACAGCATTATTCTTCGCGGGCCGAAGCTCCGTCCATGGGAACGATCGACGCGAGCGACCTGCTGCCGGCCGAACGGCTCCGAACGAGCGCTCTCGAGGGCGAGGTTACCCAGATCCATCGCGGGGATAGACACGCCGCGGAGGGTGACAGCTTCGAGATCGAGGGGACGACCTTCGAACTCGTCGAGGTGACGGAACGACGGCTCGGCGACCTGACCGACGAGGACGCCCGCGCCGAGGGGTCGTCGGATCTCGAGGCCTACAAGCGACGGATCG
This genomic window from Natronococcus occultus SP4 contains:
- a CDS encoding ASCH domain-containing protein, whose product is MGTIDASDLLPAERLRTSALEGEVTQIHRGDRHAAEGDSFEIEGTTFELVEVTERRLGDLTDEDARAEGSSDLEAYKRRIERTHGTEWDDENTAFLHRFEPVD